The Arthrobacter sp. NicSoilC5 genome has a window encoding:
- a CDS encoding sugar phosphate isomerase/epimerase: MSYSLQLYTLRNAIAEDLPGTIRKVAEIGYTQVEPYNFVATAKELGAALKENGLTAPSGHAPLMSQDQDEIFAAAKELGITTVIDPFLPAEHWQKAEDIQATAAKLNAAAKKGAGYGIRVGYHNHAWELESTVEGRTALEYFESLLDPELVLEVDTYWVAVGGQDPIDILTKLGGRVKFIHIKDGPLNKDNKAQRPAGQGKVPVMDVIAAAQSLEVGVVEFDDYDGDIFEGIAQSLAFLESNTAAEGANA; encoded by the coding sequence ATGTCCTACTCACTTCAGCTCTACACCCTGCGCAACGCGATCGCGGAGGACCTCCCGGGCACTATCCGGAAAGTCGCCGAAATCGGCTACACCCAGGTTGAGCCCTACAACTTCGTGGCCACTGCCAAGGAACTCGGCGCCGCCCTGAAGGAAAACGGCCTCACCGCGCCGTCCGGCCACGCGCCCCTGATGAGCCAGGACCAGGACGAAATCTTCGCCGCCGCGAAGGAACTGGGCATCACCACGGTCATCGATCCGTTCCTGCCCGCCGAGCACTGGCAGAAGGCGGAGGACATCCAGGCGACCGCCGCCAAGCTCAACGCCGCGGCGAAGAAGGGCGCCGGGTACGGCATCCGGGTTGGCTACCACAACCACGCCTGGGAGCTGGAGTCCACCGTCGAGGGCCGCACCGCCCTGGAGTACTTCGAGTCCCTGCTGGACCCGGAACTGGTCCTCGAAGTGGACACCTACTGGGTGGCCGTCGGCGGCCAGGACCCGATCGACATCCTCACCAAGCTCGGTGGCCGCGTGAAGTTCATCCACATCAAGGATGGCCCGCTGAACAAGGACAACAAGGCCCAGCGTCCGGCCGGCCAGGGCAAGGTCCCGGTCATGGACGTCATCGCCGCCGCGCAGTCCCTCGAGGTAGGCGTGGTGGAGTTTGACGACTACGACGGCGACATCTTCGAGGGCATCGCCCAGAGCCTTGCCTTCCTGGAGAGCAACACCGCAGCCGAAGGAGCCAACGCATGA
- a CDS encoding Gfo/Idh/MocA family oxidoreductase, with translation MSTPAGTPARSGPVGVGVIGAGVISKQYLDNLTAFPDLKVHVIADLFEDAAEARAKEYGIPEWGGVDKALNHPDVEIIVNLTIPAAHVEVATAAVNAGKHVWTEKPFSLDRESGLGLLKTADAAGIRLGCAPDTFLGAGIQTALRLIQRGDIGTPLTAMTTFQTPGPESWHPNPAFLFQHGAGPLFDMGPYYLTTLVQAFGSIRKVAAVGSKSKDVRVIGSGPKAGEEFTVEVPTHVSAMAQFESGASSHSVFSFESPRTRMGFVEITGTEATISLPDPNYFTGDIKLWRAGDEDWTTVPATGPANGRGMGVLDMARSLRAGVKHRATGELAYHVLDTMVSISESVDSGTFVNVESSAPASPALPEDWAPETATL, from the coding sequence ATGAGCACCCCCGCAGGCACGCCGGCCCGCAGCGGCCCGGTGGGAGTCGGCGTCATCGGCGCCGGTGTGATCAGCAAGCAATACCTGGACAACCTCACGGCGTTCCCGGACCTCAAGGTCCATGTCATCGCCGACCTCTTCGAGGACGCCGCCGAAGCCCGCGCCAAGGAGTACGGCATCCCTGAGTGGGGAGGCGTGGACAAGGCCCTGAACCACCCCGACGTCGAAATCATCGTCAACCTGACCATCCCCGCAGCCCACGTGGAGGTGGCCACCGCAGCCGTCAACGCGGGCAAGCACGTCTGGACGGAGAAGCCGTTCTCCCTGGACCGCGAATCCGGCCTGGGCCTGCTCAAGACCGCCGACGCCGCCGGCATCCGGCTGGGCTGCGCGCCGGACACCTTCCTCGGCGCCGGTATCCAAACGGCGCTGCGCCTGATCCAGCGCGGCGACATCGGCACGCCGCTGACCGCAATGACCACGTTCCAGACCCCCGGCCCGGAGTCGTGGCATCCGAACCCGGCCTTCCTCTTCCAGCACGGCGCCGGCCCGCTGTTCGACATGGGCCCCTACTATCTGACCACCCTGGTCCAGGCCTTCGGCTCCATCCGCAAGGTGGCCGCCGTCGGTTCCAAGTCCAAGGACGTGCGTGTGATCGGTTCGGGACCCAAGGCAGGCGAGGAGTTCACCGTCGAGGTGCCCACCCACGTCTCCGCCATGGCGCAGTTCGAATCCGGTGCCTCCTCGCACAGCGTCTTCTCCTTCGAATCCCCCCGGACCCGGATGGGTTTCGTGGAGATCACCGGAACGGAAGCCACCATTTCGCTGCCGGACCCCAACTACTTCACCGGAGACATCAAGCTCTGGCGTGCCGGCGACGAGGACTGGACCACGGTTCCCGCCACCGGGCCCGCCAACGGCCGCGGCATGGGTGTCCTGGACATGGCCCGCTCCCTCCGCGCCGGTGTGAAGCACCGTGCCACGGGTGAACTGGCGTACCACGTCCTGGACACGATGGTCTCGATCTCGGAGTCCGTCGATTCCGGCACGTTCGTGAACGTTGAAAGTTCAGCCCCGGCATCCCCCGCCCTCCCCGAGGACTGGGCGCCGGAAACCGCCACGCTCTGA
- a CDS encoding carbohydrate ABC transporter permease: MSAVLHAHPESGPALGIDAGKRRRVLSEAGQRGRWWRFAAILIITGIVLVPIMVTVLLAFTPGPNSTATGLTFENLGNVFSKTLAATWLKNSLVTTLSTVVVSVAVAAPAGYVLSRGRSKAVSGYSLLLFVMQSLPIITSVVPLFILFAGMGLVDNLLGLTIIYVGSTMTVATWMMAAYFDSIPISLEEASWIDGCSVFGSFTKVVLRNSLPGVLSTAIFAFLLAWNDYLVAIVFLRSNEIFTLPMGVQSFFQQNATDWTSVMALAVVMMLPPVIVFATLNKYFSVGGIGGSLAGR, from the coding sequence ATGAGCGCAGTCCTCCACGCCCATCCCGAATCCGGCCCCGCGCTCGGCATCGACGCCGGCAAGCGGCGCAGGGTCCTCTCCGAAGCGGGCCAGCGCGGCCGCTGGTGGCGCTTCGCCGCAATCCTCATCATCACGGGGATCGTGCTGGTGCCCATCATGGTCACCGTGCTGCTGGCCTTCACGCCCGGACCCAACAGCACTGCCACCGGGCTGACTTTCGAGAACCTCGGCAACGTCTTCTCCAAGACCCTGGCCGCCACCTGGCTGAAAAACAGCCTGGTCACCACCCTGTCCACCGTGGTGGTCTCCGTGGCTGTTGCCGCACCGGCCGGCTACGTCCTCTCCCGCGGCCGCAGCAAGGCAGTGTCCGGGTACTCGCTGCTGCTGTTCGTCATGCAGTCGCTGCCCATCATCACTTCCGTGGTCCCGCTGTTCATCCTGTTCGCCGGCATGGGCCTGGTGGACAACCTCCTGGGCCTGACCATCATCTACGTCGGCTCCACCATGACGGTGGCGACCTGGATGATGGCCGCGTACTTCGACTCCATCCCCATCAGCCTCGAGGAAGCATCCTGGATCGACGGGTGCTCCGTTTTCGGATCATTCACCAAGGTGGTGCTCCGGAACTCCCTCCCCGGCGTTCTCTCCACCGCGATCTTCGCCTTCCTCCTGGCCTGGAACGACTACCTCGTAGCCATCGTGTTCCTGCGCTCGAACGAAATCTTCACCCTTCCCATGGGCGTGCAGTCCTTCTTCCAGCAGAACGCCACGGACTGGACATCCGTCATGGCCCTGGCCGTGGTCATGATGCTCCCGCCCGTCATCGTCTTCGCCACGCTGAACAAATACTTCAGCGTCGGCGGCATCGGCGGCTCGCTCGCCGGCCGCTGA